In the genome of Triticum urartu cultivar G1812 chromosome 5, Tu2.1, whole genome shotgun sequence, one region contains:
- the LOC125508395 gene encoding uncharacterized protein LOC125508395: MGRRGGRGGGGVGGRGRRDERPGGGCDVKGMRDRRPDDMGIRDRRPENRPHCSAGRSPSPGYRLRRSPRSRSPSPGYRPRHSPRGPSPHHRLRRSRSLDHRGRRSRDDDGERNLPRRGQGDYGREPFHQERDRCSPRGSHDGRGDRGSRASYVGRSERGPNRNFDSRGDCVTSGRYDAPPDYMLPEHPYDQGRAAKNASDFFGGPGDRSINNGHGFYGEDAMKLRVSSTGLGRTSSMYLDSRSPLPPPPTISLAPRTMYPSVPLRETGFLTGSSMVKGGESLGAGSTRLPQDDTRFHYPDHLPGPYVGNREIERLGPSRDVLSDRDRELDRLYSSRGVYGSDITPSMQLKRYAGSSPSVLAKDSPYRVHGGGYEPSNCYAMDDISKPGSLGHGSGQVHRFSESSLEHLSGHDDKISLDITSQTHSKYPPTTASMEYDADGYGRRGPENDTYFAFGNFRGNCSRDSRSSPRHTLVSSPLTDLKDERSNAQVRLSRRMGEDAEYNTYHNYHRDTPTGYPKPRNAHVRYSRSPETYPLELARQPVRQREFASLENGCQSSHLEVSPVAYRRGSRGAAYSTRDMDMYQADGPLGREYYNDEIGLEHYNDEIDPYDLSPEKLSRRSCDIVDDEDGYDARYDMSSSHNVFSRIALPDNMNDEWIDAEEGNHPHPNGLAYGRSKYKPMSQRLSRPIVQPQIGGSAMLGRGRGGGWTKSAKKRPRVGLPQFHGGYTSERNESVRPNKFTKLSEDNQKRTEPDYEDAPDEEDLSVQKDPPEGSEEFSKQVHQAFLKFSKILNESPTMQKRYREAPKGSLSCRVCGSVARKFPDIDALMSHAYDTHKPGLKTKHLGFHKALCVLMGWNWHVAPDTSKAYQSVPAEEVNAMKRDLMVWPPVVLIHNSSITNNAKVAEAKTVTIEEIEGVLADIGVACDKAKITQGRPANQSVFVVKFLPTISGFQEAMRIHDHFSSENHGKEELHQILCEKGKSSVPADKLEELLYAHIALAEDLGYLDEETKKRCVVRSKNDIEARADATLNLDS, encoded by the exons ATGGGACGCCGGGGCGGACGAGGaggtggaggggtgggagggcgcgGACGAAGGGACGAACGGCCAGGAGGTGGCTGCGACGTCAAGGGCATGCGCGATCGCCGCCCTGACGACATGGGTATACGGGACCGCCGGCCCGAAAACCGCCCCCACTGCAGCGCTGGTCGCAGCCCCTCCCCGGGCTACCGCCTTCGCCGCAGTCCTCGCAGCCGCAGCCCCTCCCCGGGCTACCGTCCTCGACACAGTCCTCGCGGCCCCTCCCCGCACCACCGCTTGCGCCGCAGCCGTTCTCTGGACCACCGCGGAAGGCGCTCGAGGGATGACGACGGCGAACGTAACCTGCCCCGCCGCGGGCAAGGGGACTACGGGAGGGAACCCTTTCACCAGGAGCGCGATCGCTGCAGCCCGAGAGGAAGCCATGATGGTCGCGGCGACCGCGGTTCAAGAGCAAGCTATGTCGGTCGCAGCGAGCGTGGCCCGAACAGGAACTTTGACAGTCGTGGCGACTGTGTTACTAGCGGGAGGTATGATGCTCCACCGGACTACATGCTCCCAGAACATCCATACGACCAGGGGCGTGCTGCCAAGAATGCAAGTGACTTCTTTGGAGGCCCTGGTGACCGGAGCATTAACAATGGGCATGGGTTTTATGGGGAAGATGCCATGAAACTCAGAGTTAGTTCCACGGGGTTGGGAAGGACTAGCTCAATGTACCTGGACAGCAGGTCGCCTCTGCCTCCACCACCTACAATTTCATTGGCTCCTAGGACAATGTACCCCTCGGTGCCACTTAGAGAGACTGGATTCCTCACAGGGAGTTCAATGGTGAAAGGTGGGGAGAGCCTTGGCGCTGGAAGTACCCGGTTGCCTCAGGATGACACCAGGTTTCACTACCCTGACCATTTGCCTGGCCCATATGTTGGGAACAGAGAAATTGAAAGGCTTGGCCCTAGTAGAGATGTGCTTAGTGACAGGGATCGAGAATTGGATAGGCTTTACTCTAGTAGGGGCGTGTATGGTTCGGACATCACACCATCTATGCAGTTGAAGCGATATGCTGGTTCTTCACCATCTGTACTTGCCAAGGACAGCCCATACCGAGTGCATGGTGGAGGTTATGAGCCAAGCAATTGCTACGCCATGGATGACATAAGTAAACCAGGTTCCTTGGGACATGGGAGTGGTCAGGTTCACAGGTTCTCAGAAAGTTCACTAGAGCACCTCAGTGGTCACGATGACAAGATATCACTGGACATCACAAGTCAAACACACTCTAAGTATCCACCAACAACTGCATCCATGGAATATGATGCAGATGGATATGGTAGAAGGGGTCCAGAAAATGACACATATTTTGCTTTTGGGAACTTCCGTGGAAATTGCTCACGGGATTCAAGGTCTAGCCCCAGGCACACATTGGTCTCATCACCTTTGACAGACCTCAAGGATGAAAGGAGTAATGCACAAGTGAGACTATCCCGCAGGATGGGAGAGGATGCAGAATACAACACATATCATAATTATCATAGAGATACGCCCACAGGTTATCCCAAGCCAAGGAATGCTCATGTACGCTACTCACGCTCTCCTGAAACTTACCCTCTTGAACTTGCAAGGCAACCAGTTCGACAACGTGAGTTTGCTTCATTGGAGAATGGCTGTCAGTCAAGTCATCTGGAAGTTTCTCCCGTGGCTTATAGAAGAGGATCCCGGGGAGCTGCATATAGTACTCGTGATATGGATATGTACCAAGCTGATGGCCCACTAGGACGAGAGTATTACAATGATGAAATTGGACTAGAGCATTACAATGATGAGATTGACCCATATGACCTATCCCCTGAGAAATTGTCAAGAAGAAGTTGTGATATCGTTGACGATGAAGATGGATATGACGCCAGATATGATATGTCATCGAGTCATAATGTTTTCTCAAGAATTGCTTTGCCAGACAACATGAATGATGAATGGATTGATGCTGAAGAAGGTAATCATCCTCATCCTAACGGGTTAGCTTATGGGCGCTCAAAATATAAGCCTATGTCTCAGAGGCTGTCCAGACCTATAGTCCAGCCACAAATTGGGGGATCTGCCATGCTTGGAAGAGGAAGAGGGGGAGGATGGACCAAAAGTGCAAAAAAGAGACCGAGAGTTGGTCTTCCTCAATTCCATGGTGGATATACATCAGAGAGAAATGAATCTGTTCGGCCAAACAAATTTACAAAGCTGTCAGAAGATAATCAGAAACGCACCGAACCAGACTACGAGGATGCACCTGATGAAGAGGATCTTTCTGTGCAGAAAGATCCACCAGAAGGTTCAGAAGAATTCAGTAAACAGGTTCACCAGGCCTTCCTCAAGTTCTCAAAGATATTAAACGAGAGCCCGACCATGCAGAAGAGATACCGTGAGGCACCAAAAGGATCTTTATCTTGCCGTGTATGTGGCAG TGTCGCAAGGAAGTTTCCAGACATTGATGCCTTGATGTCACATGCTTACGATACACACAAACCGGGTTTGAAAACAAAGCATTTAGGTTTTCACAAGGCACTCTGTGTTCTGATGGGGTGGAATTGGCATGTTGCTCCAGACACTTCTAAAGCCTATCAGTCTGTTCCCGCTGAGGAAGTAAATGCCATGAAGAGAGATCTGATGGTATGGCCTCCAGTTGTCCTGATACACAACAGCTCTATCACAAACAACGCAAAGGTCGCCGAAGCAAAGACTGTGACAATAGAAGAAATCGAAGGTGTACTTGCAG ATATTGGTGTTGCATGTGACAAGGCAAAGATAACCCAGGGAAGACCAGCCAATCAGAGTGTGTTTGTGGTCAAGTTCCTACCAACAATATCTGGATTTCAGGAAGCAATGAGAATTCACGATCATTTCAGCTCTGAGAACCACGGCAAGGAAGAACTCCATCAGATACTATGTGAGAAAGGTAAGAGTTCAGTTCCTGCTGACAAACTCGAAGAGCTGCTGTATGCACATATTGCGCTGGCTGAAGATCTCGGGTACCTGGACGAAGAGACAAAGAAGAGATGCGTTGTCAGGAGCAAGAACGATATCGAGGCCAGGGCAGATGCCACACTGAACTTGGACTCGTGA